The DNA sequence GCAGCAGCGCGATCGCGGCCGTCGAGACAGCCATGATCAGTACCACGGTGGACAGCGCGGTGCGTCGGCCAAGACGGTCGCCGATGCTGCCGAAGACGGCGGCGCCGACAGGGCGGACCACGAAGGCGATGCCGTAGACGGCCAGGGCCGACAGGATCGCCAGGGTCGGGTTGTCGTCGGGGAAGAAGTGTTGGGCGATGATGGTCGCTGAGGAGCCATAGATGACGAAGTCGTAGGACTCGACGGCGTGCCCGATCATAGCGGCGCCGAGAATTTTCTTTTGCACCACTGCTCCGTTGCTCCGTGAGAGAAGGATGGGAAGGTGTGCGGATGCTCCTGGCGTGTGGTGCTGCGTGGGTCAGCGCTTCACCAGATGTTCTCGAGCACCCGCAGTGCGTTGCCGCCGATGACCGCGGAGATGTCCTCGTCCGAATATCCGTGCTTGACGAGCCAGCGAGTGATGTTGCGGAAGCATTCACCGGGGTTTTCCAGCCCGGCTACGGATTCGATGGTCTCGAATTCGGGGCCGGATCGGATGGTGTCGGTGACTCCCCACTTCTGACTCATCACGTGGTGCAGGTCCAGGTGGTCTCCGAAGAAGGTGTCCGGACCGAATCCGACGTGCTCGATGCCGACCAGGTCGACGCAGTAGCGGAAGTGATCCATCACGGACTCGATGGTGTGGCGGCGGTGCTGCGGGCTGACGGTGGTGTAGGGGGCCGCTTCGATGCCGATCATGCCGCCTGTTTCCGCGCAGGCGCGGATGACCTCGTCGGGTTTCATCCGGGCGGTGTTCCACAGACCCCGTGCCCCGGCGTGCGTGATCAGTACGGGTTTGTCGCTGGTCTCGATCACCTCGAGCGCGGTCCGGTCCCCGGCGTGCGAGAGGTCGATGGCGATGCCGAGTTGGTTCATCCGGCGGACCGCGCGCCGTCCGAGTGAGGTCAGGCCGCCGTCCGTTTTTTCTCGCAGACCACTGCCGAGGGAGTTCGCGTCGCTGTAGGCGATGCCGATCTGCCGGACGCCCAGTCCGTGGAGCACGTCGAGCCGGTCGATTTCGTTCTCGATCAGTGCCGCTCCCTCGAGGCCGGCGACCACGGCGAGTTGGCCTTCGGCGTGCGCGCGCCGGATGTCGGCGACCGACTCGGCGCGGATGACGTAGTCCTGGTGGGCGACGTCGCACCAGCGCATTCCCAGGTCGGTGATGACGTCGTCCCACTTCCACCCGTTCCGGGACTCGCAGGCGCCCCAGCCGAGGTTGTCGAACACGGCGTCCAGTCCGGACCGGCTCAGTCCTTCGTAGCCGTAGGCGAGGCGGGCCTCGCGGTTCCACTGGAGCAGTTCCGTCCTGGCCCTTAGGGGGAGGCGCACCGGGTGGTCGTGGAGCGATACCGCGATGTTCTCGGTCAGGAGGCGCTCGGCCCGTGCCTGTTCATCGGCGGTCAGTCCGAGGTCGTGTTCCGGCAGCCGGTCCACATCGGCCGAGGGGGTGAACTCGGTGTAGTCTTTTCCGGCTTCCAGGTAGGAAAAGGACTGGTAACCGGTATAGCGCTTGGTTGCCATCGGGACTTCGCCTCCATGCGAGTGTGGGCGTACGGCTTGCGGAACAGCGTGCTGCTGGCGGGACGCGTGTGAGGGGCCTGTGCCGAAGCGAGGGCGGCGAGGCCTGTGGAGTGCCCGGGTCGTGCGGCACCAAAGCCTCGGAGCGACGCGACTGGGCCTTGCCGTGACCGCGGCGGCGGTGACGATGACCCGCCGGGCGATGCCCGCAAGGCCACGAAGCGGGGCTGGATTCGGCGGCGGCCGGACAGGTTCTGCGTGTGCGATGTGTCGCTCAGGGGGCCGAGTCGTCCAGGCAGCGCTCATGGCGCAACCCCCGTTGTTCCGGAATACGGAACGACCGTGCTGCTTTCCGACACGAATCTGAACGGAGCGTGGCGGTTCTGTCAACCATCGCGCGGCACTCTCCGTCGGCCGGAGGTGGCCGGAGGCGGCCGGAGGAAAGGCGGTGCGGATGGCGGTCCGGCTGCCCGCCGAGGCCGTGCGGCGGCTGCGCCGGCCCTTCCGCCTGGTGTCAGTGCCACCTCGTCCAGGCGGGCGTCGCCCCCTGTCCGGATCGACCGGGGCCTCGCGCTGGACGGTGCGCTCGTGGAGGAGCGACCCGACCCCCTTGTCTTCCTGTGTCTTCCTGCCGTCAGGGTCGGCAATCGGCGGTTGACGATGACGCGGCACCGAAACTATCGTTCCGTATCTCGATACGCTGTTCACTATGGCGGCACGGTAGGCGCATGCTCATGCCAGCCGGAAGCAGGAGAGAGGTATGGCCGATGACGACGGCATCCATGGCCTGGACCCCGATTCGTCTCAGGGAGCTGTCGGTACCCAACCGGGTGTGGCTCTCACCGATGTGCCAGTACTCCGCGGACAGGTCCGGCGCCCCGACCGACTGGCACATTGCCCACTACGGGTCCCGGGCGGCAGGGGGCGTCGGCATGATCATGGTCGAATGCACCGCCGTCGCCCCCGACATGCGCACCACGGCACAGGACCT is a window from the Streptomyces luomodiensis genome containing:
- a CDS encoding dipeptidase, with the translated sequence MATKRYTGYQSFSYLEAGKDYTEFTPSADVDRLPEHDLGLTADEQARAERLLTENIAVSLHDHPVRLPLRARTELLQWNREARLAYGYEGLSRSGLDAVFDNLGWGACESRNGWKWDDVITDLGMRWCDVAHQDYVIRAESVADIRRAHAEGQLAVVAGLEGAALIENEIDRLDVLHGLGVRQIGIAYSDANSLGSGLREKTDGGLTSLGRRAVRRMNQLGIAIDLSHAGDRTALEVIETSDKPVLITHAGARGLWNTARMKPDEVIRACAETGGMIGIEAAPYTTVSPQHRRHTIESVMDHFRYCVDLVGIEHVGFGPDTFFGDHLDLHHVMSQKWGVTDTIRSGPEFETIESVAGLENPGECFRNITRWLVKHGYSDEDISAVIGGNALRVLENIW